The proteins below are encoded in one region of Acidimicrobiia bacterium:
- a CDS encoding Calx-beta domain-containing protein produces the protein MRGSRARGLVVALATLLTLGPAIALGAVAALAGAGPAGADPPPGFATVLVQGNLLAGPGGGPTSFAYAPDGRVFVGRKTGVVDVWDHGVEHTFVDLRDEVNTVQSRGLVGMVLDPNFATNPRVYVLFTQELRPDDPDQGYPAGGKLISIKPMATDPDTADPATRVTLVSGFKSPSRLHSVAGLRFDDQGHLLVGFADGSDNGVNQGQSLVAENIDDLRGKILRIDPTTGAGIPGNPFYDSGSPMSVRSRVYAYGLRNPFRFTVDPSNDDVYVGEVGWNTWEQLDVFRPTFSNPRHDRNGGWPCYEGGEVANHGVALVQPDYQTSPETASTCHAIYPPSEGGTGVGAIDPLYSYRHDEVPHEVGSAIVGGPKYTGTSNYPSQYVGKLFVGDFARDSMRVVDPATGAWSDFGTSGTWGSPVDMQIAPDGNVAWLGIASGQLREIVYTGSTNHPPVAHAGANITTSPTVPMTVKFSSAGTSDADGDSLTYHWDFGDGKTSTQANPQHVYKKAGGYQVTLTVSDGHPGGVATANLQIGAADAFPTVSYITPNPRARFEIGDTIHVTLAANDAEDGPLSGDSVQTTIVEHTGGHAFPGGDFSGTSGSFQFADLGFDDTYYELDTTVTDSSGLETSITTNVLPKTVPVTVASQPAGATVTVDGIAHATPFTWDPIVGSEHEVVAPSTASFGGATGTFSTWTSPSGVDADTFASFVVPDAATTVAARYDSIADGFAVSDASIVEGDSGLRDVAVTISRSVASSTTTSVQWKTVAGSAVAADFVKASGTATFAPGQTSKDVLIGVHGDTKAEPDEQFGVKLTNPIGGSIVQPVGTVTILDDDPGSGSLHADVGDVTVLEGGAATRSAAFTVSLSAPSPGGVTVGYATADGTAKAGTDYTATAGTLTFAAGQVSQTVDVPVKGDRNSETTESFTLALSKPVGAALGRATGTGYVATDDSQVVLSISSGNYYEGDRGKPKIPFTVSIGTPSTDPVSVTWTVNNLTTSSSDVKLASGVATIPAGSLDTTVEVTTIADTVHESNESFDVTLANPVGATIGTGTGLEIVRDDDPGTPSNRAGIGDVQIVEGQNGTRAARFVVTLATAQANTVSMHYATADGTATAGADYRARSGTVTFPPAAVARVVSIPIVGDTVAEASELFTVTLSSPSGTTIADGTGRCTITDDD, from the coding sequence ATGCGAGGGTCGCGCGCGCGAGGCCTCGTCGTCGCGCTCGCGACACTCCTGACGCTCGGGCCCGCCATCGCGCTCGGTGCGGTCGCCGCGCTGGCGGGTGCGGGACCCGCAGGCGCGGATCCGCCGCCGGGGTTCGCGACCGTGCTCGTGCAGGGCAACCTGCTCGCGGGACCGGGCGGAGGCCCGACGTCGTTCGCGTACGCGCCCGACGGTCGCGTCTTCGTCGGCCGCAAGACCGGCGTCGTCGACGTGTGGGATCACGGTGTCGAGCACACGTTCGTCGACCTCCGCGACGAGGTGAACACCGTGCAGTCGCGCGGCCTCGTCGGCATGGTGCTCGACCCGAACTTCGCGACGAATCCGCGCGTGTACGTCCTCTTCACGCAGGAGCTGCGGCCCGACGACCCCGATCAGGGCTATCCCGCGGGCGGGAAGCTCATCTCGATCAAGCCGATGGCGACCGACCCCGACACCGCAGACCCGGCGACGCGCGTCACGTTGGTGTCGGGCTTCAAGTCGCCGTCGCGGCTGCACTCGGTCGCGGGCTTGCGTTTCGACGACCAGGGTCACCTGCTCGTGGGCTTCGCCGACGGCAGCGACAACGGGGTGAACCAGGGTCAATCGCTCGTGGCCGAGAACATCGACGACCTGCGCGGGAAGATCCTGCGCATCGACCCGACGACGGGTGCGGGCATCCCGGGCAACCCGTTCTACGACTCGGGCAGCCCGATGTCGGTTCGCTCGCGCGTGTACGCCTACGGCCTGCGCAATCCGTTCCGTTTCACCGTCGACCCGAGCAACGACGACGTGTACGTCGGTGAGGTCGGCTGGAACACGTGGGAGCAGCTCGACGTGTTCAGGCCGACGTTCTCCAACCCGCGGCACGACCGCAACGGCGGCTGGCCCTGCTACGAGGGCGGCGAGGTCGCCAATCACGGCGTCGCGCTCGTGCAGCCCGACTACCAGACGTCGCCCGAGACCGCGTCGACGTGTCATGCGATCTATCCGCCGAGCGAGGGCGGGACCGGCGTCGGCGCGATCGATCCGCTCTACTCGTACCGTCACGACGAGGTGCCGCACGAGGTCGGCTCCGCGATCGTCGGCGGCCCGAAGTACACGGGCACGTCGAACTATCCGTCGCAGTACGTCGGGAAGCTCTTCGTCGGCGACTTCGCTCGCGACTCGATGCGCGTCGTCGATCCCGCGACGGGCGCGTGGTCGGACTTCGGCACGTCGGGCACGTGGGGCAGCCCTGTGGACATGCAGATCGCGCCCGACGGGAACGTCGCGTGGCTCGGCATCGCTTCGGGGCAGCTGCGCGAGATCGTCTACACGGGTAGTACCAACCATCCGCCGGTCGCGCACGCAGGCGCGAACATCACGACGTCGCCGACGGTGCCGATGACCGTGAAGTTCTCGAGCGCGGGTACGAGCGACGCCGACGGCGACTCGCTCACGTACCACTGGGACTTCGGCGACGGGAAGACGTCGACGCAGGCGAACCCGCAGCACGTGTACAAGAAGGCGGGCGGCTACCAGGTCACGTTGACGGTGTCGGACGGTCACCCCGGCGGTGTCGCGACCGCGAACCTGCAGATCGGCGCGGCCGACGCGTTCCCGACGGTGTCGTACATCACGCCCAATCCGCGCGCGCGCTTCGAGATCGGCGACACGATCCATGTGACGCTCGCGGCGAACGACGCCGAGGACGGACCGTTGTCCGGCGACAGCGTGCAGACGACGATCGTCGAGCACACCGGCGGGCACGCGTTCCCGGGCGGCGACTTCAGCGGCACCTCGGGCTCGTTCCAGTTCGCCGACCTCGGCTTCGACGACACGTACTACGAGCTCGACACGACCGTGACCGACTCCAGCGGCCTCGAGACGTCGATCACCACGAACGTGCTGCCGAAGACGGTGCCGGTCACCGTCGCGTCGCAGCCCGCGGGCGCGACCGTCACCGTCGACGGCATCGCGCACGCGACGCCGTTCACATGGGATCCGATCGTCGGCAGTGAGCACGAGGTCGTCGCACCGTCGACGGCGTCGTTCGGCGGCGCGACGGGGACGTTCAGCACGTGGACGTCGCCCAGCGGGGTCGACGCCGACACCTTCGCGTCGTTCGTGGTTCCCGATGCCGCCACGACCGTCGCCGCGCGCTACGACTCGATCGCCGATGGCTTCGCCGTCTCCGACGCGTCGATCGTCGAAGGTGATTCGGGTCTGCGCGATGTCGCGGTGACGATCAGCCGGTCGGTCGCGTCGAGCACGACGACGTCGGTGCAGTGGAAGACCGTCGCCGGCAGCGCGGTCGCGGCCGATTTCGTGAAGGCGTCGGGCACGGCGACCTTCGCGCCCGGACAGACCAGCAAGGACGTGCTCATCGGCGTGCACGGCGACACGAAGGCCGAGCCCGACGAGCAGTTCGGCGTCAAGCTCACGAACCCGATCGGCGGCTCGATCGTGCAGCCCGTGGGAACGGTCACGATCCTCGACGACGATCCCGGCTCCGGGTCGCTGCACGCCGACGTCGGTGACGTCACCGTGCTCGAGGGCGGCGCGGCCACGCGCAGCGCGGCGTTCACGGTGTCGTTGTCGGCGCCGAGCCCCGGCGGCGTGACCGTCGGGTACGCGACCGCCGACGGCACCGCGAAGGCGGGCACCGACTACACCGCGACTGCGGGCACGTTGACGTTCGCCGCGGGGCAGGTGTCGCAGACCGTCGACGTGCCCGTGAAGGGCGACCGCAATTCGGAGACCACCGAGAGCTTCACGCTCGCGCTGTCGAAACCGGTCGGTGCCGCGCTCGGGCGCGCCACCGGCACCGGGTACGTCGCGACCGACGACTCGCAGGTCGTGCTGTCGATCAGCAGTGGCAACTACTACGAAGGCGACCGCGGTAAGCCCAAGATCCCGTTCACCGTCTCGATCGGTACGCCGAGCACCGATCCGGTGAGCGTCACGTGGACCGTGAACAACCTCACGACGAGCTCGTCCGACGTGAAGCTCGCGTCGGGTGTCGCCACGATCCCCGCGGGCTCGCTCGACACGACCGTCGAGGTGACGACCATCGCCGACACCGTGCACGAGAGCAACGAGAGTTTCGACGTCACGCTCGCCAACCCGGTCGGCGCGACGATCGGCACCGGCACCGGCCTCGAGATCGTGCGTGACGACGACCCGGGCACGCCTTCGAACCGCGCGGGGATCGGCGACGTCCAGATCGTCGAGGGTCAGAACGGCACGCGTGCCGCGCGGTTCGTCGTCACGCTCGCGACCGCGCAGGCGAACACGGTTTCGATGCACTACGCCACGGCCGACGGCACCGCGACGGCGGGCGCCGACTACCGCGCCCGATCCGGGACGGTCACGTTCCCGCCCGCAGCGGTGGCGCGCGTCGTCTCGATCCCGATCGTCGGCGACACCGTGGCGGAGGCGAGCGAGCTCTTCACCGTCACCCTGTCGAGCCCGTCGGGCACGACCATCGCCGACGGCACCGGCCGCTGCACCATCACCGACGATGACTAG